A genome region from Haliotis asinina isolate JCU_RB_2024 chromosome 11, JCU_Hal_asi_v2, whole genome shotgun sequence includes the following:
- the LOC137255545 gene encoding allatostatin-A receptor-like, producing MDNTSTSSFNVSDFLPPQETDMECNMSTGCDVHDANQTDHLFDRILQITEITFTCFDILNLLGNALLMLLIYKASTKMEASGRILMNQAVADAGNGLSWLILYGVMYTNPHRDILQTTLLVQRVVMSILYSESGLSLAMTLFALHIAICNPVSYKIYLEHKHITVFIAVSWLVVIGTWNLVFVADNYFILERDSIMVKLNVTEQNIWFASLTLTMNVILPLVTVIISYTRICLFMRKEENTSITSASATMRYVRQAKGILLVSITYMVTFVPLFIFDLFKGYFESGNAVVLFISGTSLAFLNYVYHAFKLPLFLLAFPSYRRVPYRLFFQRQRSEDLSVASDHREKFRSEKSNGTKHDDGGFQQNFEDPRSTPIQMDGTIEVKGNIGRVNHAFTKTCSVNHDDTATTNGTVDDITFSTNDDVIPNVISNKPFSRQAAPLDGSE from the exons ATGGACAACACATCGACCTCGAGCTTCAATGTCTCTGACTTCTTACCTCCTCAAGAAACAGACATGGAATGCAACATGTCGACTGGATGCGACGTCCATGACGCTAACCAAACTGACCATCTGTTTGACAGAATTCTGCAGATAAcagaaatcactttcacctgcTTTGATATTCTGAACCTACTTGGTAACGCTCTCTTGATGTTGCTGATCTACAAGGCTTCGACAAAGATGGAAGCTTCGGGGCGCATTCTCATGAACCAGGCCGTGGCTGACGCAGGAAATGGACTCTCCTGGCTTATATTGTATGGGGTCATGTACACCAATCCACACAGAGATATCCTGCAGACGACCCTCCTTGTTCAGAGGGTTGTCATGAGTATCCTGTATTCTGAGTCTGGACTGTCACTGGCCATGACACTCTTCGCCCTTCACATAGCCATCTGCAATCCTGTTTCCTACAAGATCTACCTGGAACACAAACATATCACTGTGTTCATTGCAGTATCCTGGCTCGTGGTCATTGGCACCTGGAATCTGGTATTTGTAGCAGACAACTACTTCATCCTGGAGCGTGATTCTATCATGGTTAAACTGAATGTTACTGAACAAAATATCTGGTTTGCAAGCCTTACTTTAACCATGAATGTCATTCTGCCTCTTGTCACGGTCATTATCTCCTACACAAGGATATGTCTGTTTATGCGCAAGGAAGAGAACACTTCTATCACATCAGCCTCCGCTACCATGCGGTATGTCCGTCAAGCAAAAGGCATTCTTCTCGTTTCTATCACCTATATGGTAACATTTGTGCCTCTCTTCATTTTTGATCTCTTCAAAGGTTATTTTGAAAGTGGCAATGCCGTTGTTCTCTTCATTTCTGGAACCAGCTTGGCCTTCCTGAATTATGTGTACCATGCCTTCAAGCTGCCCCTGTTTCTGTTGGCCTTCCCTTCCTACCGCCGCGTCCCCTACCGACTCTTCTTTCAACGCCAAAGATCGGAAGATTTATCTGTGGCCTCTGACCATCGAGAAAAATTCAGATCTGAAAAAAGCAACGGTACCAAGCATGATGACGGTGGATTCCAACAAAATTTTGAGGATCCTAGATCTACCCCGATACAGATGGATGGAACAATCGAGGTAAAGGGGAATATTGGAAGAGTTAATCATGCCTTTACCAAAACCTGTTCTGTGAACCATGACGACACGGCAACAACAAACGGTACAGTCGATGACATCACTTTCAGCACAAACGATGACGTCATTCCGAACGTCATCAGTAACAAACCG TTCTCTCGGCAGGCCGCCCCCCTTGATGGTTCTGAATAG